The Podospora pseudocomata strain CBS 415.72m chromosome 1 map unlocalized CBS415.72m_1, whole genome shotgun sequence genome has a segment encoding these proteins:
- a CDS encoding uncharacterized protein (COG:J; EggNog:ENOG503NXMQ): MNNTEIQSNADMGGQSEAVEPLLGTPGGKQRQQQEKIHQASTLLPFKARLFLLLVSLVVCIFTLQNAIHDLEALGKISNMLASVDELLALVLTLLWVQQSCAAPSCSNGGGKKFPSLLNAEIPDLIKGLDSGLFTTVDLVNAYIARINEVNSTLKAVTQINPDALSIAADLDAARAAGDKKGPLHGIPILLKDSIGTFDKMENTAGSYALVGAKVPEDSTVVAKLRKAGAVILGKANMSQWANFRSFNSSNGWSSTGGQTEGAYFPKQDPVGSSSGSGVAISIGLAAASLGTETHGSIIAPAQMNNLVGIKPTVGLTSRHLVVPISERQDTIGPMARTVKDAAYLLAAIAGKDSKDNYTSSIPFETLPDYVSACQLGSLSGKRIGIPRNLIPSPLPQSFQYIVSSFNTALGVLREANATIIDDLYLPGQVLMNLGPYQMHVVNAEFISALPRYFASLTSNPANLTDLQSLINWTKSHGHLEHYPDRDVARWEGVLTNTGHGNDSPYFWGNYSAQIYAAGPQGILGALKNHSLDALVIPTWWSATMPAMLGTPVVTVPMGKLPNDGSVVEEKDQRGDLVRWAGNLPFGISFVGEGFSEEKLIGLAYDFEQKTKVRETVKPYVKPKTELRDVVAERVQKQIAKIAGKWSKDAADGVF, translated from the coding sequence ATGAATAACACCGAGATCCAATCCAACGCCGACATGGGTGGTCAATCCGAGGCGGTCGAACCGCTCCTGGGTACCCCCGGGGGTAaacaacgacagcagcaagaaaagaTACATCAGGCCTCCACGCTCCTCCCTTTCAAGGCccgtctcttcctccttctcgttTCTCTCGTTGTTTGTATTTTCACCTTGCAAAACGCAATACACGACCTCGAAGCTCTCGGGAAGATCAGCAACATGCTTGCGTCCGTTGACGAGCTGCTCGCTCTTGTTTTGACACTTCTCTGGGTTCAGCAGAGTTGTGCTGCGCCTTCTTGTTCAAACGGAGGAGGCAAAAAATTCCCTTCACTTCTCAACGCGGAGATTCCGGATTTGATCAAGGGGTTGGATTCGGGTCTATTTACTACGGTTGACTTGGTGAACGCTTACATCGCACGGATCAACGAGGTTAATTCGACACTCAAGGCGGTCACACAGATTAATCCCGATGCCTTGTCCATTGCGGCAGACCTGGACGCTGCTCGGGCGGCGGGCGACAAAAAGGGACCTCTTCACGGTATCCCGATTCTATTGAAGGATAGTATTGGGACTTTTGACAAGATGGAAAATACCGCCGGGTCATACGCCCTTGTTGGAGCAAAAGTGCCAGAGGACAGCACCGTGGTGGCCAAACTCCGGAAAGCAGGTGCGGTGATACTGGGGAAAGCCAACATGTCCCAATGGGCCAACTTTAGAAGTTTCAACTCGAGCAATGGGTGGTCTTCGACCGGTGGGCAAACAGAAGGGGCTTATTTCCCAAAACAAGATCCCGTCggttcctcctccggcagcgGTGTGGCCATTTCCATTGGTTTGGCAGCTGCCTCCCTGGGGACTGAAACCCATGGTTCAATCATCGCCCCGGCCCAGATGAACAACCTTGTTGGCATCAAGCCGACTGTAGGCCTGACCTCCCGCCACCTTGTCGTGCCTATCAGTGAACGCCAGGACACCATAGGGCCCATGGCCAGGACGGTCAAGGACGCCGCATACCTCCTCGCTGCCATAGCCGGAAAAGACTCAAAAGACAATTACACGAGTTCTATTCCCTTCGAAACGCTCCCTGATTACGTCTCCGCCTGCCAACTCGGCTCCTTGTCAGGTAAACGAATCGGCATTCCAAGAAATCTGATCCCAAGCCCTCTGCCGCAATCATTCCAATACATTGTCTCGAGTTTCAACACCGCCCTTGGCGTCCTGAGAGAAGCCAACGCAACGATAATCGACGACCTGTACTTGCCCGGTCAGGTCCTGATGAACCTCGGCCCATATCAAATGCATGTCGTAAACGCCGAATTCATCTCCGCACTCCCAAGATACTTTGCCTCGTTGACCAGCAATCCAGCCAATCTCACCGACCTTCAATCTCTGATAAACTGGACAAAATCTCACGGACACCTGGAGCACTATCCCGACCGAGATGTCGCTCGCTGGGAGGGTGTTTTGACCAATACCGGCCACGGAAACGACTCGCCTTACTTCTGGGGTAATTACTCTGCCCAGATCTATGCCGCTGGCCCGCAGGGAATTTTGGGAGCGCTCAAAAACCATTCGTTGGACGCCTTGGTTATCCCGACCTGGTGGTCCGCTACCATGCCGGCGATGCTGGGAACTCCAGTTGTGACGGTGCCGATGGGGAAACTGCCGAATGATGGAAGTGTGGTTGAGGAAAAGGACCAACGTGGAGATTTGGTGCGTTGGGCAGGGAATTTGCCCTTTGGTATCAgttttgttggtgagggtttcAGCGAGGAGAAACTGATTGGGCTGGCGTATGATTTTGAGCAAAAGAcgaag
- a CDS encoding uncharacterized protein (COG:S; EggNog:ENOG503P4NS) gives MAATTEKSARSRRNTENDIPDYKPLPLRISFLATVVLVLCGLIIALERLLHSLPHEDSRTEIPQEFGFIPDPRDPKPAFDVLNALSPEARQKFYGLPVETSLQDDPPSSTRMPDATTTSFPAEFNKRMAPDPRPHTSYYVNTNVITTYVTWANSWYGHPDNVMARTAVFPGEEKPNECMYNYQGVIITTNSSACQVIIAPDPLTTPPPGWKSPRQGIPGLWFSDECVKSYDDWYKSQLATIPAPPPGPAIPYPNAFMKRFLRCSWHGEPREETTSTRYDVKEPLPETFLNYYVEWDVQRQMERLIVRLRFPGRLYPGAGLYLWGEHNIGEPSTTSSVTLLPSPTSTKQSTFESVDTSTLQSEPSMSQSSSTSETTATETVTSSNIAVLPVTTSDSESKADGMPASVTSPIFIHSSKQTSQSEPASILETKMGIIRDSSTLLSLSWSSLKPTQLQSASTEHLENPSKSTASISTSTSYPTTPFDLRLTTSVPSPVPHQLEPSVKYVLVPVNVYVESTTQFTMSGQMWIKSIVHTSTSSILIGVPAVMVIPAVTTLTNSNGVPTSTQTDFHGELYLINTLTTLTNARGSPTLTATTQVPATSVITTLTDADGVPTATATSFPVWPNLPNSTAANLMLPNRASYFTIYFLPILLTIFLLIPVQAIDAEIKQLLPFRLLTKHNPPAGAGVDALVMQPGRISGWKLLWRYGDPISLMSDLVVLCVAGLISVSGETVGLKLRGSCLSVNLSTCFLTVAVFPVPARVAEGLLGGLIVLVMVLGFMLARWRTGTAADPSSVAGVCALLQVDRTREVLMRGMERRAEDGLDDSAKVEQLLRRNCEGLSFRLGRLGNWTGKRAHDYGIVVSSVSVGGHKNGKTKMRSNCEIDGSDMILPVERAGLRQMRRARSGLPVKRMTFYVPGRERTFQGVLLAFFCGLLILILYYELTEYEDLQESAFEWFMDSQGFGVRMLFTGLGVVLSFMWDHLFTTFSKRRIYQRMAQKQQPAALSVLEPCPKTVFTGLWRAVRQKDLMAGAVAFAGILSKFVPALLSSIPFSSAQTWQTHEICTWTTVALLIVLILTLFSYMWLVKWPHMPAAPDSLACQIYYVCDSAMLRDFERLSMLGRRERDRRVERMGRMYRFGWMTGVSGERRVGVDYPEGEQGYRMHGLGGCGFGTTGGK, from the exons ATGGCCGCCACCACAGAGAAATCAGCTCGAAGTCGGCGAAATACAGAAAATGATATCCCGGATTACAAACCCCTGCCGCTCCGAATTTCTTTTTTGGCTACAGTCGTTCTTGTCCTCTGTGGCCTCATCATTGCCTTGGAGAGGCTGCTTCACTCGCTTCCACACGAAGACAGCCGAACGGAGATACCCCAAGAATTTGGCTTCATACCTGATCCGAGAGATCCAAAGCCGGCATTTGATGTCCTGAATGCATTGTCACCTGAGGCTCGACAGAAGTTCTATGGGCTGCCGGTGGAAACCTCCCTTCAAGATGACCCTCCAAGCAGTACAAGAATGCCGGATGCGACAACGACGTCTTTTCCAGCTGAGTTCAACAAGAGAATGGCCCCAGATCCCCGCCCACATACCAGCTACTATGTGAACACCAACGTGATCACCACCTATGTTACTTGGGCTAATAGCTGGTACGGCCATCCAGATAACGTAATGGCCAGGACGGCGGTATTCCCAGGTGAAGAGAAGCCAAACGAATGCATGTATAACTACCAGGGCGTTATCATAACAACAAATAGCTCAGCGTGCCAGGTCATCATTGCACCTGATCCTTTGACCACTCCGCCACCGGGCTGGAAATCACCTCGTCAAGGTATTCCTGGTCTCTGGTTTTCCGATGAATGTGTCAAGAGCTACGACGATTGGTACAAGTCTCAGTTAGCCACGATCcctgctcctccgccagGTCCAGCGATACCGTACCCAAATGCTTTCATGAAGCGATTCTTACGGTGCTCGTGGCATGGCGAGCCGCGTGAAGAGACAACCAGTACCCGGTACGATGTCAAAGAGCCATTACCAGAGACCTTTCTCAATTACTACGTTGAATGGGACGTTCAGAGGCAGATGGAACGCCTTATTGTCAGGCTTCGCTTCCCGGGACGGCTTTATCCTGGCGCGGGCCTGTACCTTTGGGGCGAACACAATATTGGCGAGCCATCAACAACTTCGAGTGTGACGCTATTGCCATCGCCTACTAGTACAAAGCAATCGACTTTTGAGTCTGTTGATACATCGACTTTACAGTCCGAACCATCCATGTCTCAGTCGAGTTCAACTTCGGAAACAACTGCCACAGAAACAGTCACGAGTTCAAACATAGCAGTGCTCCCAGTAACAACCTCGGATTCAGAGTCGAAGGCGGATGGCATGCCAGCTTCGGTCACTTCACCCATCTTCATTCATAGCTCAAAACAAACCTCACAGTCAGAACCAGCTTCGATTCTGGAGACGAAGATGGGCATTATACGGGACTCCAGCACGCTTCTGTCCTTATCTTGGAGCAGTCTAAAACCAACACAGCTCCAGTCAGCTTCAACGGAGCACTTGGAAAATCCGAGTAAATCTACAGCTTCAATTTCGACGTCTACTTCATACCCCACAACACCATTCGATTTACGTTTGACCACGAGCGTACCGTCACCGGTCCCGCATCAACTAGAACCCTCTGTCAAATATGTCCTCGTACCCGTCAACGTGTACGTTGAGTCAACGACCCAGTTCACGATGTCTGGTCAGATGTGGATAAAAAGCATTGTCCATACGTCCACGAGCAGCATCCTCATCGGTGTcccggcggtgatggtgattcCAGCAGTAACAACTTTGACAAACTCTAATGGCGTCCCAACAAGCACGCAAACCGACTTCCACGGCGAGCTCTATCTCATCAACACTCTCACGACCCTGACGAACGCTCGTGGCTCCCCAACGCTCACCGCAACAACGCAGGTCCCCGCCACCTCTGTCATCACAACACTCACGGATGCCGATGGCGTCccgacagcaacagcaaccagcTTTCCGGTATGGCCCAACTTGCCCAACTCCACTGCCGCCAATCTCATGCTTCCGAATCGGGCGAGCTACTTTACGATTTACTTTTTGCCTATTTTGCTTACGATTTTCTTGCTCATTCCTGTTCAGGCGATTGATGCCGAGATCAAGCAGCTTCTTCCTTTTCGTCTTTTGACTAAACACAACCCTCCTGCTGGCGCAGGTGTAGATGCTTTGGTCATGCAACCTGGTCGTATAAGCGGCTGGAAGTTGCTATGGCGCTATGGCGATCCGATTTCCCTCATGAGCGATCTGGTTGTTTTATGCGTGGCAGGGCTGATCTCTGTGTCGGGAGAGACGGTGGGACTGAAGCTACGGGGGAGCTGCCTGAGTGTGAATCTCAGTACTTGTTTTTTGACTGTGGCGGTTTTTCCTGtgccggcgagggtggcggagggtttgctgggggggttgattgtgttggtgatggtgttggggtttATGCTTGCCAGGTGGAGGACTGGGACTGCGGCGGATCCGAGCAGTGTGGCTGGGGTTTGCGCGTTGTTGCAGGTTGATAGGACcagggaggtgttgatgagggggatggaaAGAAGGGCAGAGGATGGATTGGATGATTCGGCAAAGGTGGAGCAGTTGTTGAGGAGAAACTGTGAGGGGTTGAGCTTTCGGCTTGGGAGGTTGGGAAACTGGACTGGAAAGAGGGCGCATGATTATGGGATTGTTGTTTCGTCGGTTTCGGTAGGGGGTCACAAGAACGGGAAGACCAAGATGAGGTCTAACTGTGAGATTGATGGCAGTGATATGATTCTGCCGGTTGAGAGGGCTGGTTTGCGACAGATGAGGCGGGCCAGGAGTGGTTTGCCTGTGAAGAGAATGACGTTCTATGTGCCGGGGAGGGAAAGGACTTTCCAGGGAGTGCTTTTGGCCTTCTTTTGCGGCTTACTGATTCTTATCCTTTACTACGAGCTCACCGAGTATGAGGACCTCCAGGAGTCGGCGTTTGAGTGGTTCATGGACAGCCAGGGGTTTGGCGTGAGGATGTTGTTTACCGGGCTTGGTGTGGTGCTTTCGTTTATGTGGGATCATTTGTTTACGA CATTCTCAAAGAGGCGTATCTACCAACGTATGGCGCAGAAACAACAGCCAGCAGCGCTGTCGGTTCTTGAGCCCTGTCCCAAGACTGTATTTACAGGACTGTGGAGAGCGGTTCGTCAGAAGGATTTGATGGCTGGGGCCGTTGCCTTTGCCGGGATACTGTCCAAGTTTGTACCGGCTTTACTGTCGAGCATTCCATTTTCTTCGGCTCAGACGTGGCAGACGCATGAGATATGTACTTGGACGACGGTTGCGCTGCTTATTGTTCTTATCTTGACTCTATTCAGCTACATGTGGCTTGTCAAGTGGCCGCATATGCCAGCGGCGCCGGATTCGTTGGCGTGTCAGATTTACTATGTGTGTGATTCGGCGATGCTGAGGGATTTTGAGAGGTTGTCtatgttggggaggagggagagggatcGGAGGGTagagaggatggggaggatgtatCGGTTTGGATGGATGACTGGTGTttcgggggagaggagagttGGGGTTGATTATCCTGAGGGTGAGCAGGGCTATAGGATgcatgggttggggggttgcgGGTTTGGGACCACGGGGGGGAAGTGA
- a CDS encoding uncharacterized protein (COG:O; MEROPS:MER0001428; EggNog:ENOG503NXPH), translated as MRRGAGIIAAGALFAATTLAQRKDGVVQWGIQRRQPPPETYTRVRKRASTFEEIITNEEARGGYFATCRLGTPGQDLTLQLDTGSSDIWVPDPTAKVCSKSGTEGCALGTFNPDRSSTFKVVGQGDFDINYVDGSSSKGDYFTDVFQIGGATLQNMTMGLGVNTDIAYGLVGVGYALNEAIVGTTQSTASVYPNLPVNMVKEKLINTVAYSLWLNDLDSSSGNILFGGIDTQKYKGDLTRINILPTTQGLYTSFAVAMTSLIAVSPSGQDTLTSKAFPMPVVLDSGTTLSYLPTDLALQVWKEVGALYSPDFELAVLPCDMQNSEGYFSFGFGGPSGPQINVSMDELVLDLTSGRAPVFNTGPYKGMDACEFGIQNFSSAPYLLGDTFLRSAYVVYDLVNNQVGLAATDFNSTESNIVPFPSLSAHIPSATIAPDQSQATIRPSVTTPAYAASAGFTDSAGVNGSENAACGLPPALGAAQLSVVGLSMVFAMLGSGTFLL; from the exons ATGAGAAGGGGGGCTGGCATCATCGCCGCGGGTGCATTGTTTGCTGCGACTACGTTGGCACAACGAAAGGATGGAGTAGTTCAATGGGGCATTCAGAGGCGACAACCGCCACCAGAAACCTACACCAGAGTACGGAAGCGCGCTTCGACGTTTGAggagatcatcaccaacgaggAGGCCAGAGGAGGTTATTTCGCTACCTGCAGGTTAGGAACGCCGGGTCAAGACCTCACGCTCCAGTTGGACACAGGAAGCAGCGATATCTGGGTTCCGGATCCGACGGCAAAGGTCTGCTCCAAATCTGGGACTGAGGGTTGCGCATTGGGAACAT TTAATCCCGACCGCTCCAGCACATTCAAGGTTGTTGGACAGGGCGACTTTGACATCAACTATGTCGACGGCAGCTCTTCGAAGGGTGACTATTTCACCGATGTTTTCCAGATTGGCGGCGCAACATTACAGAACATGACTATGGGCCTTGGTGTCAACACAGACATCGCTTATGgattggttggtgttggctaTGCGTTGAATGAAGCCATCGTGGGGACCACGCAATCGACAGCTTCAGTttaccccaacctccccgtcaaCATGGTTAAAGAAAAACTGATTAACACTGTGGCGTACAGTTTATGGCTCAACGATCTAG ACTCGAGCTCGGGCAACATCCTTTTTGGTGGAATTGATACCCAAAAGTACAAAGGGGATCTTACACGCATCAATATACTGCCGACGACGCAAGGGCTCTACACTTCTTTCGCTGTTGCCATGACTTCCCTGATAGCAGTCAGCCCTAGCGGCCAGGATACGCTCACGTCGAAGGCCTTTCCCATGCCTGTAGTTCTTGACTCCGGCACCACCCTCTCTTACTTGCCTACTGACCTTGCCCTGCAAGTATggaaggaggttggggcTTTATATTCGCCTGACTTCGAGCTTGCCGTTCTTCCATGCGATATGCAAAACAGCGAGGGGTATTTTTCGTTTGGATTCGGCGGCCCCAGTGGTCCACAAATAAATGTGTCGATGGATGAGCTAGTCCTCGATCTCACATCTGGCCGAGCACCGGTCTTCAACACTGGCCCATACAAGGGCATGGATGCCTGCGAATTCGGGATCCAGAACTTCAGCTCTGCTCCCTATCTCCTGGGCGACACGTTTCTCCGATCAGCGTACGTTGTCTACGATCTCGTCAACAATCAGGTTGGGCTTGCTGCCACCGACTTCAACTCAACCGAAAGCAACATTGTGCCCTTCCCTAGCTTGAGCGCCCACATCCCTTCGGCGACTATTGCTCCAGACCAGAGTCAAGCGACCATACGTCCGTCAGTCACCACACCGGCTTATGCGGCCAGTGCTGGTTTCACGGACAGTGCGGGTGTAAACGGGTCCGAGAATGCTGCGTGTGGTCTACCACCTGCTCTTGGAGCAGCACAGCTCTCGGTGGTGGGCTTATCGATGGTGTTTGCGATGCTTGGGTCTGGGACGTTCTTGTTGTAG
- a CDS encoding uncharacterized protein (EggNog:ENOG503P9BW), whose amino-acid sequence MKLSSILAITLAVVAPAAVDAANCKTGLHYCGYVLLRRGNYYNQIIEALKKADKSTSSAYVNHSLFYCTGGSNGNIKYQAKCSSCVDGGDGKSDHC is encoded by the exons ATGAAGCTCTCttccatcctcgccatcaccCTCGCAGTCGTCGCACCGGCTGCAGTAGATGCCGCCAATTGCAAGACCGGCTTGCACTATTGCGGATACGTCCTTCTTCGCAGAG GCAACTACTACAACCAAATTATCGAAGCCCTCAAAAAGGCAGACAAGTCCACTTCCTCGGCCTATGTGAATCATTCTCTCTTTTATTGCACGGGTGGGAGCAATGGCAACATCAAATACCAGGCCAAGTGCAGCAGCTGTGTTGACGGTGGAGATGGGAAGAGTGATCACTGCTGA
- a CDS encoding uncharacterized protein (EggNog:ENOG503NYY7; COG:E) has protein sequence MVKIQPFEVEQWMNRLENTPGVLNIAETCAASVSIKDLVQLCTDKDLPSPLSTSKKLTYGAITGSKMLRQRVASLLHRGLSSPQADATSPLTSPLPAENIIITQGAIAANFLLFYTLVGPGDHVVCVYPTYQQLYAVPESLGAEVSLWELTKENHYVPNVKDLESLVKENTKMIVLNNPNNPMGSTTPKSVLEDIISFAKERDIIVFADEVYNPLYHSLPDGQTAPPSILTLGYKKAVATGSMSKAFSLAGIRIGWVASRDESIIEAVAHARDYTTISVSQLDDQVASYALSEPVLGPLLERNMNLARTNLEILSKFVEKYHSVCSWVKPTAGTTALVQFSKRGLVPVHDPNFVLDVLDKTKVLFMPASPCFGLARDFKGFVRIGYVCETEVLKEALEVLGGYLEKFLLE, from the exons ATGGTCAAGATTCAACCCTTCGAAGTCGAGCAATGGATGAACAGGCTTGAAAACACACCTGGTGTCTTGAACATCGCCGAAACATGTGCAGCTTCGGTATCCATCAAAGACCTTGTTCAGCTTTGCACTGATAAAGACCTCCCAAGTCCACTTTCCACCTCCAAGAAACTGACCTATGGTGCAATCACCGGCTCTAAAATGCTTCGACAGCGTGTTGCCTCACTTTTGCACCGTGGCCTGTCCTCCCCTCAGGCTGATGCCACTTCGCCTCTGACATCGCCTCTTCCTGCCGAgaatatcatcatcacccaagGAGCTATCGCAGCCAACTTCCTGTTGTTTTACACCCTCGTTGGACCCGGTGACCATGTTGTCTGTGTCTACCCGACGTATCAACAGCTATACGCTGTGCCGGAAAGTCTTGGGGCTGAAGTGTCACTCTGGGAGTTAACGAAGGAAAATCATTATGTACCTAACGTGAAGGACTTGGAATCGTTGGTAAAGGAGAACACCAAG ATGATCGTCCTCAACAATCCCAATAATCCCATGGGTAGCACCACCCCCAAGTCTGTCCTTGAAGACATCATTTCTTTCGCAAAAGAAAGGGACATCATTGTCTTCGCCGACGAGGTCTACAACCCTCTCTACCACTCCCTACCCGACGGTCAGACCGCCCCTCCATCCATTCTCACCCTGGGGTACAAAAAGGCTGTTGCCACTGGCTCCATGTCCAAGGCCTTCTCTCTGGCTGGCATCCGAATAGGATGGGTAGCTTCCCGCGACGAGAGCATCATCGAAGCCGTGGCTCATGCTCGGGACTACACTACCATTAGCGTCTCGCAGCTTGACGATCAAGTCGCGAGCTATGCTCTATCGGAGCCAGTTCTCGGACCTCTATTGGAGAGGAACATGAACCTTGCCCGGACAAACCTCGAGATTCTGAGCAAGTTCGTCGAGAAGTATCACTCAGTGTGTTCGTGGGTGAAGCCTACGGCTgggacaaccgccctggTACAATTCAGCAAACGAGGCCTGGTACCGGTTCATGACCCAAACTTTGTCTTGGATGTGTTGGACAAGACAAAGGTGCTGTTTATGCCAGCGAGTCCGTGCTTCGGGCTGGCAAGGGACTTTAAGGGGTTTGTGAGAATAGGGTATGTGTGTGAGACCGAGGTCTTGAAGGAGGCCCTGGAGGTGCTCGGTGGGTATTTGGAGAAGTTTTTGCTTGAATAG